One Manihot esculenta cultivar AM560-2 chromosome 6, M.esculenta_v8, whole genome shotgun sequence DNA segment encodes these proteins:
- the LOC110616680 gene encoding annexin D5, with protein MSTLNVPPALTTPGADAIQLYRAFKGFGCDTSVVVNILAHRDATQRMLIQQEYRTMYSTDLLKRLSSELSGKLETAVLLWMHDPPGRDAIIVKQALRPETFNLEAATEIICSRTPSQIQIFKQHYHAKFGVYLEHDIDSRVSGDLKRLLHTYVSVPRHEGREVDHELAQNDAKTLYKAGEKKLGTDDKTFIRIFSERSAAQLAAINSAYHSLYGKSLKKAVKGETSGHFKHALLAILQCSENPAMYFAKVLRKAMKGLGTDDTTLIRVIVTRTEIDMQYIKAEYHKKYKKTLNDAVHSEISGHYRAFLLSLLGPNQ; from the exons ATGTCAACCTTAAACGTTCCTCCAGCGCTTACTACCCCTGGAGCTGATGCGATTCAACTCTACCGAGCTTTCAAGG GATTTGGATGCGACACTTCTGTAGTGGTTAATATATTGGCTCATCGAGATGCAACACAACGTATGCTCATTCAACAGGAGTACAGGACTATGTACTCTACAGACCTTCTTAAGCGTTTGTCTTCAGAACTTAGTGGCAAATTGGAG ACAGCAGTTCTGCTCTGGATGCATGATCCACCTGGGCGTGATGCAATAATTGTGAAGCAGGCATTAAGACCAGAAACATTTAATCTTGAAGCTGCGACTGAAATAATTTGTTCACGCACTCCATCACAGATACAGATATTTAAACAACATTACCATGCAAAATTTGGGGTTTACCTCGAGCATGATATTGATTCACGTGTCAGCGGGGATCTTAAAAGA CTCTTGCATACATATGTGAGTGTACCTCGCCATGAAGGCAGAGAAGTTGATCATGAGTTGGCTCAGAATGATGCAAAGACTCTTTATAAAGCAGGAGAGAAGAAATTGGGAACTGATGATAAGACTTTCATCCGCATATTTAGCGAACGAAGTGCTGCACAATTGGCTGCTATAAATTCTGCTTATCATAGCTTGTATGGAAAGTCTCTGAAAAAG GCTGTAAAGGGTGAAACATCAGGACATTTCAAACATGCTCTATTGGCAATTTTGCAATGCTCTGAGAATCCTGCTATGTACTTTGCAAAG GTGCTGCGCAAGGCAATGAAAGGTCTGGGAACTGATGATACCACGCTGATAAGGGTAATTGTGACAAGAACTGAGATTGATATGCAATATATAAAAGCTGAATACCACAAGAAATACAAGAAGACATTGAATGATGCAGTTCATTCTGAAATATCAGGCCATTATCGGGCTTTCCTTCTTTCCCTTTTAGGGCCCAATCAATAG
- the LOC110617755 gene encoding monoacylglycerol lipase, producing the protein MICSTGRTIVTPGGTITPISPPIKNPSHFSHFTSILAPKSYPLLIFTRISLLHLKTQLILTRKPPPLSSLMAMDRSAASSSLMLTSGASGRINALFSVQALKSFLILINAVVLFLLLPFRGRRRTVPISSSTEKPKDFEKLQDCGSQRKMVRVPATIVPWKSSSSSGSGGVVVDQEVATRRALAIRRVLQDDDPNSLRESSLFVTARGDTLFTQLWTPVSVRIRGLVVLMHGLNEHSGRYNDFAKQLNAHGFKVYGMDWIGHGGSDGLHAYVPALDYAVSDLKNFLDKVLGENPGLPCFCFGHSTGAAIVLKAVLDPKVEARVAGVVLTSPAVGVQPSHPIFVVLAPIFSVLLPRLQLSAANKKGTVVSRDPEALIAKYSDPLVYTGSIRVRTGYEILRITTYLQQNLTKMRVPFLVLHGTADTVTDPEASKKLYDEASSTDKTIKLCEGLLHDLIFEPEGQEIVNDIIEWLGCRL; encoded by the exons ATGATTTGTTCTACAGGAAGAACGATTGTAACACCAGGAGGAACTATCACTCCAATCTCTCCACCCATAAAAAACCCATCTCATTTCTCTCATTTTACTTCAATTCTCGCCCCAAAATCATACCCTCTTCTTATTTTCACAAGAATTTCACTCTTACACCTCAAAACTCAATTGATTCTTACTAGAAAACCACCACCACTATCTTCATTAATGGCAATGGACCGCTCTGCAGCTTCCTCGTCCTTGATGCTAACGTCTGGTGCCAGCGGAAGGATTAATGCGTTATTTTCTGTACAAGCGTTGAAGAGTTTTTTAATACTGATAAACGCTGTCGTTTTATTTCTGCTTCTTCCCTTTCGCGGCCGGAGACGGACGGTGCCAATTAGTTCATCGACAGAGAAGCCTAAAGATTTTGAGAAGCTTCAGGATTGTGGGTCCCAGCGGAAGATGGTGCGGGTCCCAGCGACAATCGTGCCGTGGAAAAGTAGCTCATCATCTGGTAGTGGTGGAGTGGTGGTGGATCAGGAGGTGGCGACCAGGAGGGCCCTTGCAATCCGCCGGGTGTTACAGGACGATGACCCCAATTCATTGAGGGAGTCTTCGCTGTTTGTTACTGCCAGAGGAGACACCCTGTTTACCCAGTTGTGGACCCCTGTTTCTGTCAGAATCAG GGGACTGGTTGTTCTTATGCATGGCCTAAATGAACATAG TGGCAGATACAATGATTTTGCAAAGCAGCTGAATGCTCATGGGTTTAAGGTTTATGGAATGGATTGGATTG GACATGGTGGGAGTGATGGCCTACATGCATATGTTCCTGCTCTTGATTATGCTGTTAGCGATTTG AAAAATTTTCTTGATAAAGTTTTAGGAGAAAATCCCGGCCTTCCATGTTTTTGCTTTGGACACTCAACAGGAGCAGCCATTGTCCTGAAG GCGGTGCTAGATCCAAAAGTGGAAGCCCGTGTAGCTGGTGTAGTACTGACTTCCCCTGCAGTAGGAGTTCAACCATCCCATCCTATTTTTGTG GTACTAGCTCCAATTTTCTCAGTTTTGTTGCCAAGGTTGCAACTTAGTGCTGCGAACAAGAAGGGTACGGTAGTGTCTCGCGATCCGGAGGCACTGATAGCCAAGTATTCAGACCCACTAGTGTACACTGGATCCATTAGGGTAAGAACTGGATACGAAATTCTCCGGATTACAACCTACCTGCAGCAAAATCTAACCAAAATGAGAGTACCATTTCTAGTTCTGCATGGTACAGCTGACACCGTAACTGACCCAGAAGCTTCAAAAAAACTTTACGATGAAGCATCCTCAACGgacaaaaccataaaattatgtGAAGGATTATTACATGATCTCATATTTGAACCAGAAGGACAAGAGATTGTGAATGACATAATTGAGTGGTTGGGTTGTAGGCTATAA